A single region of the Vanessa atalanta chromosome Z, ilVanAtal1.2, whole genome shotgun sequence genome encodes:
- the LOC125076064 gene encoding uncharacterized protein LOC125076064 — MTRSLFLLLGLAGVMSIPVDGPIRIDLPVYDQPQSASNIPLAEPLEPENHPVSNTNNDKSSAGNFITKGSVFNILGNKISPEYPAAGAVNDGGIFSPPYTKLEGALLETEGYGSKTLSIKENAQNIVAGILQPKPIVDTIREEDKYGNDGDKFRNAGRAIVGGAEGISNFINSILEVPGNIIKSITRAASEKLNNIGGKLIGL, encoded by the exons ATGACGAGAAGTCTGTTTTTATTACTCGGCCTAGCAGGGGTTATGTCGATTCCTGTAGATGGACCAATTCGAATCGACTTACCAGTTTACGATCAACCACAGTCAGCTTCAAATATTCCATTAGCAGAACCTTTGGAACCAGAAAACCATCCTGTTTCCAATACAAATAATGACAAATCATCCGCTGGAAATTTTATAACGAAAGGGTCGGTGTTTAACATTTTGGGTAACAAAATTAGCCCAGAGTATCCTGCC GCTGGCGCTGTAAATGACGGCGGTATATTCTCTCCTCCTTATACAAAGCTGGAAGGCGCTTTGTTAGAAACGGAAGGTTATGGTAGCAAGACATTATCGATTAAAGAAAATGCTCAGAATATTGTAGCTGGCATTCTACAG cctAAACCCATAGTGGATACGATCAGGGAAGAAGACAAGTACGGGAACGATGGTGATAAATTTCGCAATGCTGGTAGAGCAATTGTTGGAGGTGCTGAAGGCATTTCGAATTTCATCAATTCTATTCTGGAG GTTCctggtaatataataaaaagcatCACACGAGCTGCTTCAGAGAAGTTAAACAATATAGGTGGTAAATTGATAGgtttatag
- the LOC125076041 gene encoding ubiquinol-cytochrome c reductase iron-sulfur subunit-like, whose translation MLHITKTRRVSWKHSRNGDSQSKHLYFLNNIAYKKQGSLKYSSAIVQRVDFQVHLLNLPTSLMFWNQIRFQKDCPKLHRDIQYPSFDAYRKEQFKDLKHTKWHSGDEKHGYTYVAGFFGLLCGMYGLKSELVHFLVSMSAPADVLAMATIELDIKNIAPGMCSSYKWRGKPLFVKHRTEGEISAEANTPFSALKDPETPEQRTIKPEWLIVIGICTHLGCVPVPNSGDWAGGFYCPCHGSHYDNVGRARKGPAPLNLEVPPYKFLSETVVLVG comes from the coding sequence ATGCTGCACATAACAAAAACTAGAAGAGTTTCGTGGAAACATTCGCGAAATGGTGATTCTCAATccaaacatttatatttcttgaaTAATATTGCTTATAAAAAGCAAGGATCTTTAAAATACTCATCTGCGATTGTACAGAGGGTAGATTTTCAGGTACATTTGTTGAATCTTCCTACTAGTTTAATGTTTTGGAATCAAATTCGATTTCAAAAAGATTGCCCCAAACTACATCGTGATATTCAGTATCCTAGTTTCGATGCATATAGAAAAGAGCAGTTTAAGGATCTGAAACATACAAAATGGCATTCTGGGGATGAAAAACATGGATACACCTACGTTGCTGGTTTTTTTGGATTACTTTGTGGAATGTATGGTCTAAAGTCGGAATTAGTACACTTTTTAGTAAGCATGTCGGCACCAGCCGATGTCTTGGCTATGGCCACAATAGAAttagacattaaaaatatcgcTCCGGGTATGTGTTCTTCCTACAAATGGCGCGGGAAACCTCTTTTTGTTAAACATAGGACGGAGGGTGAAATATCAGCAGAAGCGAATACACCTTTTTCAGCCTTAAAAGATCCAGAGACTCCTGAACAACGTACCATCAAGCCTGAATGGTTAATAGTTATCGGAATTTGTACACATTTGGGTTGCGTTCCCGTACCTAACTCGGGTGATTGGGCTGGTGGATTTTATTGCCCTTGTCATGGAAGCCATTACGATAACGTTGGAAGAGCGCGAAAAGGACCCGCTCCTCTTAATTTAGAAGTGCCACCTTATAAATTTCTTTCTGAAACTGTTGTGTTGGTaggttag
- the LOC125076065 gene encoding uncharacterized protein LOC125076065 has protein sequence MDMPEVTRCFGTFPPKHATYLIAIFGLGSGGVGLAGIILYGIIENALLVYVLGRRGTNVDESLKKAVLLTIGLSSLLLTVGNALLFLGATTQSRGALSVGVYTLLAMCLILLFGAISAPVSCFFFKTACLIKKISTATMVLTSIVLTIFIEVWLYFLVVAHNYLIQL, from the coding sequence ATGGATATGCCCGAAGTTACTAGATGTTTTGGTACTTTTCCTCCAAAACACGCGACTTATTTGATAGCTATATTTGGCCTAGGATCTGGAGGGGTCGGGTTGGCAGGAATAATACTCTACGGTATAATCGAAAATGCGTTATTAGTGTATGTACTAGGACGCCGTGGAACAAACGTGgatgaaagtttaaaaaaagctGTATTATTAACCATCGGCTTGTCATCTTTACTATTGACGGTAGGGAACGCACTTTTATTTTTGGGTGCTACTACACAATCCCGAGGTGCTTTATCTGTGGGCGTCTACACTTTATTAGCGATGtgtttaattcttttatttggGGCCATAAGCGCTCCTGTGTCATGTTTCTTCTTTAAAACCGCATgtctaataaagaaaatatcaacTGCTACGATGGTTCTAACTTCTATTGTTTTGACTATATTTATCGAGGTATGGCTTTACTTTTTGGTTGTCGCCCAtaactatttaatacaattatga